The DNA sequence GTGTCACCTGGGGAGGCTGTGGCTGCTGTAGGGCTTGTGTATTCCTTGGGGACAATTAACACAAACTCCTCGTCTGAATTGTCTCCCTCATCAACTGCGATACTGGAATCTGTTGTTGATGGTTTGGTAGATTGGGTTCTatagtatttctttttcttgtttagacGGACTGTGCTTATCCTCAGGTTACTTCGATGCACTTTCTAAGTTTCACCAGGACTGTCTATGGATTCCACTGTGTAAACTGAGACAAGGTTGTCTCTTGGAATACCAATAACCTTGTACAGGGTAGAATCCTATGCATCTTGAATCTTGTTACGTCCACGTACAAATCTTCTTAGGTGCACCAGCTGACCTTTCTGAATATTGTACTCTCTCTCAAAGTGCTGGTCTTGTCACTTCTCAGCCTAGTGCTTAAGGTGCTCTCCTGCTCTTTGGTAAGCATCTCTCAGCCTTGCTTGGTGTGTGGCTAGCCAATTGGACGGGTTCTCATCAACTTCTTCATCTTCACCCAGGAGTAAATTGATTGGAAGGCGAGCTTCTCGTCCAAACATGAAAAAGTGAGGAATATACATTGTTGATGAATGTGGTGTCGCATTGTAAACATACAATAACTCTGGTAAGTATTCTGGCCATTTACGCTTTTTGGCTGGTGGGAGAGTTTTAAGCAGGTCATGCATTGTTTTGTTGAATCTGTGCATTTCCTTGAGGGTGATACGGTGTAGTTTGTGTCTTCTTAATCCCATAAAGTCAGCAATAACCTCACTTTCAAAGTTTCTTCCTTGGTCTGAATGAATTTGGAGGGGAACTCCATACTTTAAAAACCATTCCTTTACTAGGACTTTTGCTGTTGTAGTGGCTTTCTGGTCTCTTGTTGGGACTGCACATGTGAACTTTGTGAAGACATCGGTCATGACAAGAACATTCTCTTTTCCATCCGTTCCTGGCTCAAGGACTGTAAAGTCTATTGCTTAGATTTCAAGTGGCTTGGTTGCCAGCAGGCTTCCCATAGGTGGTCGGATTCTGGGGTTTGGCATCTTTGCAAGAGTGCATCGCTCACAGTTCTTGATCCAATTCTCTACATCTGAGTACATTTTAGGCCAATAACATCGCTCTCGAATCAATTGAAGGCTTCTCTCTAATCCCTGATGTCCCATATCACCATGCAGGCTGGTAATGACTTTTTCTTTAAGAGTAGCTGGTAACAGAAGTTGTTTTAGTTCTCCGAGTTTGGGATCCTGTACAATCCTGTACATCAGACCATGCTCTCTTGTAATTCTGTCCCACTGTCGTAATAGGGTGACACACTGGGGGGAAAGCATTTTCCTCTCTGCAAAGGTAGGTTTCATGTTTCTCTCCCTGAACTTCTGAAATTCCTTAATTGTAGGGTCTGCCTTTTGCATGGTGATAAGTTCGTCCTTCGTATGAGTGGGAAACGATGTTGAAACAGCCACTGGATGATCTTGAAGTAACTTGTCATCCTTATCTGGTAACTGATTGGCGGCAGGTAAATTATGGTCTGGTTTGTGTACTGCCATTTGTCTCACTTCTATCGGAATAGGTGTCGTTAAGTTACAATTGCGTGATTCAGATCGGGTGGTACAGGAGTTGCCATTGTGACTATGGTCTCAATGTGTAGTAAGTCATCTTCTTTGGAGTCTTCTGTTTCGTTGGACAGTGGTCCATGGGGTTGACGTGATAAAGCATTAGCATTTCCATTTGATCTTCCACTCCTATAGTTGATGGTGAAGTCAAATAAAGCAAGCTACCCATCGTTGCTCCACCAAGCTTGGCAGTTGTCTGCAAATATTTCAAAGGTTTGTTGTCAGTGAagacttcaaattttgaaccaaGGAGGTAGGTCCGAAATTTTTCGGTTACTGCCCACTTTAGTGCTAACAATTCAAGTTTCATGGAGCTATAGTTTCTTGGGTTCTTCTCACTCGGTCTCAATCTTCTACTTGCATAGACAATGACCTTGAGCTGACTTTCCTGGTCTTGGGACAGGACTGCTCCCAATCCAACGTGGCTGGCATCTGTTTCCAAAATGAACGGTTTGCTGTAGTCTGCAAAGCCTAGCACTGGCGCGTGTGTCAACTTTGTCTTCAATGCATCAAATGCAGTTTGACATTCTGAGTTCCATCGCCTTATGAATGGGACATTCACTTTCTTCTCTACTTTCAGTTCATGCAGACTGTTGTTCACCAGTTGGTGTAGTGGTCCAGCGATTCTTGCAAAGTCCTGGACAAATCTTCAATAACTGCAAAAGCCAAGAAACGATCTAAGTTCTTTGACAGTTGTTGGTGGTTTCCACTCTCATACAGCTTGGGTTTTATCAGGGTCTGTCGTAATACCGTCGGATGAGATCTGATAACCAACATAGGTGACTTTGTGCTGGAAGAATCTGCACTTCTCCAGCTTGAGCCTTAGGCCGTGTTCTCGGAGCCTTGTGAAAACTCTGTCAAGTCTCTCAATGTGTTCATCGAAGGTATTCGAGTAGACGATGATGTCATCTACAATCGGCGTCAAAATTGTTGAGACACTCTTATCTTTTAGAGGTTATTTCAAGCTCGGTTCGAACATCCCCCACCCCCCTCACCCCCCGGGACAATGTTGTGTTATTTTCTGTTTCCTAAGACCCTTAACAACAGCAGTACAACATTGAttaggggggagggggaggggatTCCCGCAAAAGTACTTTTTCgactatttttctttgaaaacaataaaagtgtCTTTGCTAGTGTCCTCTGTTTACAAAGTGTCTCAACTAATTTTGTCGCCGATTGTCTGTATGAAAAAACTTTGTATAAAGTATAATGACGACTTATGATAACCCCTTCTGGGTGTTAATATGGGAGACGTACACTTTTTATTAGTGTTTTTATGCGATGTCACGTGATATAGCAATCAGAACGTTTATAAATCAGCTTTTTCCTTCATTACGGTGATGTAACAGTCGCTTGTGTGATTGTGACATTTGGGTGTCGAAGATGGTTTTCAAACAGAGAATTTCTGAGGAGATAAGGGCATTCATACACTTCGCATCGAATTGTGAAGGCTGGAAAGTTAATGATATTGTGAAGGAAACTGGTATTTCACGGGCTTCGCTGTACCGTATTCTAAAAAAGAGAAGTGTTAACGGAAATTGTCATAGCCCAGAACATCAATTTGAACGACAAAAGCGTGGACGTCCGGCGAAGTTAAGTTCAAGGGACAAAAGGTTATTACTGAGAGAAATTCCACGTCTTAGGAAAGAGGAAGGCCAATTTACCGTGAAAAGATTAATGTTTCAAGCTGGCATTACCCTGAAACAGGTATCCTACAGAACCGTTCAGCGTTTTTTAAGGAAAGAAGGTTTTCAGTATTTACAAGCACGTAAAAAAGGAATCTTAACGGAAAAGGATTTGAAAGAACGTTTGAAATTCGCACAGAAAATGCAAAGGTAGTACGACGACCAATTCTGGAAAAATAGTATATCCTTTTTTTTGGATGGAGTCAGCTTTATCCATAAGTATAATCCAAGTGATCAAGCACGCGCACCAAAGGGCCGTATTTGGAGGAAACCGAGTGAAGGACTATCTTATGGTTGTACGGCGAAAGGAGCACATTCGGGGAGTGGCGGTAGGGTTGCAAAATTTATGGTAGCTGTCAGTTACGGAAATGGAGTGATCCTGTGTGAGCAGTATGAGAAGTTAAACGGACGTTATTTTAAATCTTTAGTCGAAAGAGAATTCCCACGAATGTTTAACATAGCAGCAAAGGGAGGTCCGAAATTGTTTATTCAAGACGGGGACCCAAGCCAAAATAGCTAATAAGttaataattgaaaagaaaggacATCGCACTAAATATTGACAATTTCAAGATGATATGTGCAGTGTTTTGGAGTCCACAAGTTTCACAtaacttgaaataaagttgaacaTTCCGAATCATTGCGTGACGTTGAGCATTCCTTGTCGGCATTCACCATGCCGTACATAACTTCATTGCAACTTGTTACAAGGGATATGACCCataaaaaggaaggaaatatACCTAGTACAGACTTTATAACTCctgggacaaaaaaaaaacggtgaTCAGTGCTGAACTGTGATTTTAGGAAATTCGCAGACGAGTAACCACGAGTAACCACGAGTAACCTTGAGTCAGACAAGTAGAATAATTACATTATCTTCATAGTATTATTGTGGTTACTCGTGGTTACTCGTGGTAAATTataaaacagttttgttttactagcaatagccttcattttcCCCCAAAACAAGCTCTGCAAAGCATCTTCCACAAGGTAACAGATCTTTTTGCTCCGACAGAGCAATTTGCGCGTGGAAAGTAAATACATTCCATCTAACAGCCATCATTTCTGTTTCACGTTCATCTACGATACCACTCCGACTAAAAACAATAGGGCCTTTGCCAGTAGCAAAAATGGGGGTGTCCAAGTTGAATGTTATGTCTTTAGCATAGTGCGTTTTGGGTGCTGGTAAGTGAACAAGCTGCCCTTCCAACAACAAAAGGAAGTCGTGCCACGTTATAATTGAGGCTGACCATCTAAAGTCATTTAAAAAGATACACTCAGCTTTTTCGGCACCAACCCACGCAAAACTGGAAGAAGCTGGATTGGTGAAAGTATTATAAATCACGTTTAAAGGATTGAGAAGAAATGTTTTGCCGCAATTTGTGGGCCCAACCAACATTACGTCGCGATATTTCCCTCGT is a window from the Acropora palmata chromosome 1, jaAcrPala1.3, whole genome shotgun sequence genome containing:
- the LOC141884550 gene encoding uncharacterized protein LOC141884550 — protein: MTDVFTKFTCAVPTRDQKATTTAKVLVKEWFLKYGVPLQIHSDQGRNFESEVIADFMGLRRHKLHRITLKEMHRFNKTMHDLLKTLPPAKKRKWPEYLPELLYVYNATPHSSTMYIPHFFMFGREARLPINLLLGEDEEVDENPSNWLATHQARLRDAYQRAGEHLKH